The region CAGACATAATGTATACCTCCATAATATAAAGTTTCAGTCTTTAGAAACTGTGTAAACCTTTTATAAACATAAAAAAACTCCTTTCCTAATAAAAGGACGAAAGGAGTTGATTTCGCGGTACCACCTTTTTTTATAGACGTATCCCGTTTGATAAGCCTATACACTTCATTTCATAACGGTTGATTAACCGGCTTTTTCTACTGAGCTATGCAGCTGTTCAAAAAAGCTACTCATAGGCGACATTCCGAGTGCACATTCTTAAGAAATCTCACAGCAACTGATTTCTCTCTCTGAAAGACGAACATCCCGTACTCTTCCTATTCACTGTATTTATGTATGAATTTCTCTTAATTATACTATATGAAAAAATGTTGAATCGTCAATAATCTTCTCCACTTTTTTACGATAATATTCATAATTTTTTTGTTCTGCTCTTTATTTTTTCATTCACTCGCTAAATTTGGAAATAAAATGAAGAGTTTACTCAAAAAAATAGCACCATTCTTTTCTTTTTTCATATACTGACTTTAACCTGGGCACGTGGATTGAAAGGGGCATGTACAAATGAAGAAACGAATAAATGTAAATTCGTATCAGCTGCAGCGGTGGCTCAAAACAGCAGGAGCGGCTTGTGGACAGTTTATTGTTCCTTTAACAATTTTTCAAGGTATACGTACACTATTTTTTCCTACAACCTTTGATGTACTGTTGTTGGCACTGCTTGCCATACTAGCGGTTGCTTTATATTCCGACTGGATTTAAAAACCCAAGCGCTATTCGTTCGCTTGGGCTTGTGCAGCTGCTTCCGCTGCCATTTTTTTTTGCTGATCTACTTCAAATATTTTAATATTCAGCTGTTCAATATTTTTCGTCAGCCAGTATGCTCGAATAAATGACTGCATATGTTCAAGCTCCGTTTTACTTTCTTTATGATGCCTATATTGAACGATACACTGATACAGGGGTTCTGGAAACGCTAAATAACTGTGCAAAAGCAGCCTTTCCTCTTCTCTGAGAGCAAAATGTTTTTCATACGTGCTAAACCACTCATAGCTGTCATAGGTAGTTACTGGGTATGTGCGAAGAGTACGGAAATAAAATGAGACCAAATCATAAATAGGTGAAGCATCTTTTGCATGTTCAAAATTAATAAAAAACCCATTTCCCCGTTCGTCATAAATAAAATGTTTAGCCGATAGCTTTCCATGAGAAGTAACCAGCCGGATCTTTTCTTTTTCCTCCATTTCATCGTTCCACTGATCGAGCTTTCCAAACCCAAATTCAAGCGCTCTCGTCATTTCATAATAAAATGTACAGTAATGCAATTCAAACGGGGACATATAAACTTTCTTCTCACATTCTACTACGTATTGCTTCAGCTCTTCCTGACGTTTTTCCCACGTTTTTTTCATCGATGTGTAATGATTTTCTATATCTTCTTTTTTCACTTCTACTTCCTGCGCCGAAGCGCCGTGAAGCTTAGCAAGCTCTTGAAACAATTTATGATATCGAATATCACGCTCTTCGGTTGGATTATTTGGGAGCCACGGCATTAAGTAATACGAGCCGCTTTCATCTGAAACAATGGGCTGAGAACGTTTCGTTTGATAAATAGGGACAAAGCCCATCCACCCTTTTTGATACACGTTCTGCAGCTTTTGAATGAAGTTCTGATTTCGCTCTTGATAATTCGTCATTTCTTTAAGCGCAAATACGCCAGTTTTCGTATAGACTTTTTTTACTTTTCCATAGTCTTCGATAAAGTCAACATCTAAGTCATATTCTTTTAACAATACTTTGTAGTCTGCTACTGTCCGCTGCATCTATATTCTCCTTTCTCATAAAAAATAAAGAAAACAGTTAAGACATTATATGCGTCAAAACTGTTTTCTTTCCGACTTTAACGAACGGGAATATTTAAGATGCTTCCTTCTTCCAGTTCATATTCATCTTCTAAATTATTCACTCGTAAAATATTTTGCACATTCGTTTTATAGCGGTCTGCTATCGTATCAAGCGAATCTCCGTCTTGAACAATACAAAGCTTCCACGTTGAAAAAGCTTCTTCTTCCCGAGAAAAGAGCTTTGTTAAATAAAGGGCGTTTTCATTTCGTCCGCTTTCATTTTCTTCTTTACGAAATTCAACAATAATCTTTTCCTCTTCTTGCTCAGCTTCTTCTTGGACTTCAGCATACGCATTCAATTCACTAGCTTGCGATTCTTCTAAGCTTTCTTGCTCTTGACGAAGCTGAACAAGCTCAATCACGTTGTCTTCTCTTTCTTCCTCGATTTGCGCTTCTTTTTTCACTTCGACTTCAAATGGTTCATATGCTTCATCTTCGTATTCAACGACCGGCTCAGCACGAGCTTCTTTTTTAAATACAGATGAAAAATAACTAGGCGGCTCTTCTGAAGGATCTTCTTCACTAGCCTCTTCCTCTAGAAGTTCTGGAGCTTCACGGTAGCTTAAATCAAACTCTTCTTCTTTCTCTTCTTCTTCTAGAGCAAAGTTTTCAGTATATACCTCTTCAGCATCGTCCACTTCTTCATAGGATACGATGTGCTGTTCTTTCGCAAACTCTTCTTCTTCTTCACGTTCTTCATGCTGTTCTTCATGCTGTTCTTCCGCAAACTCTTCCTCTTCTTCACGTTCTTCATGCTGTTCTCCGTACAATCCTGTGATGGACAAGTCAGCCATTAGCTGCAGCTGATTTGTGCCTGGCAATTCATAATCAAATAAATCGATAGATACATATACGTCTTCAATACTTTGAATACGATTTTTAGGAATGGTAATATCAACAGGAAATTGATGTGATAATTCAGCCGTTCCGTCTTCACGGACAGAGATAGATTGCACTTGATTCTCATTTGTATATTCTCGTAACGAGTGCTCTCCCTCGTACGTTTCGTATTCACCTGTTAATTGTAATGCTCCTCGAATAGACACATATTGGTCATATTCTTGAATAGATACTTGAGGCTCTAAGGAGATAGACAAAAGTTGTGAGACTTCCTGTCCTTTTTGAAACCATACTGATTCTTCTACGGAAAAACGCAGACATGATAAATTATCCTGCGACAAATTGTTCTCCCCCTTCCAACACCCGCCAGGTAATAGCGCGGTCATTAAAGATGTATGAACAAATAAATTAAAATATGTCTTTAAAACTAAAAAAGCTTACGGAATCCTCCGTAAGCTTTGGTATAAAAGTCAATCTGATTTAGCTGTTTATCCACGTAACTTCGAAAAAGCTTTTTCAGCTGCAGCAATTGTATGTTCAATGTCTGCATCTGTATGAGAAGTTGATAAAAACATTCCTTCAAATTGAGAAGGAGGTAAAAACACGCCTTCATTAGCCATTTCACGATAGTAAGCTGCAAAATAATCTAAATTGGATGTTTTCGCTGTTTCGTAATTTATTACTTGTTCGTTTGTAAAAAAGAATCCAATCATTGAACCAGCTCGGTTTACCGTAAACGGCACATCATATTTTTCAGCTGCTGCCATCAATCCTTCTTCTAATCGATCTGCTTTACGAATGAACTCGTCGTAAGATTGAGGTGTCAGCTGCGTTAATGTCTCGTATCCAGCTGTCATCGCAAGTGGATTACCTGATAATGTACCTGCTTGATAAATTGGGCCGCTTGGTGCAACTCGCTCCATAATTTCAGCTTTACCACCGTAAGCACCTACTGGTAAACCACCACCGATTACTTTTCCTAAGCAAGTTAAGTCAGGCGTAATGTTGTAGTAGCCTTGTGCACAGTTGTACGCTACGCGGAACCCTGTCATTACTTCATCAAAAATGAGCAGTGAGCCATATTCTGATG is a window of Priestia aryabhattai DNA encoding:
- the spoVID gene encoding stage VI sporulation protein D, whose protein sequence is MSQDNLSCLRFSVEESVWFQKGQEVSQLLSISLEPQVSIQEYDQYVSIRGALQLTGEYETYEGEHSLREYTNENQVQSISVREDGTAELSHQFPVDITIPKNRIQSIEDVYVSIDLFDYELPGTNQLQLMADLSITGLYGEQHEEREEEEEFAEEQHEEQHEEREEEEEFAKEQHIVSYEEVDDAEEVYTENFALEEEEKEEEFDLSYREAPELLEEEASEEDPSEEPPSYFSSVFKKEARAEPVVEYEDEAYEPFEVEVKKEAQIEEEREDNVIELVQLRQEQESLEESQASELNAYAEVQEEAEQEEEKIIVEFRKEENESGRNENALYLTKLFSREEEAFSTWKLCIVQDGDSLDTIADRYKTNVQNILRVNNLEDEYELEEGSILNIPVR
- the ysxE gene encoding spore coat protein YsxE, which produces MQRTVADYKVLLKEYDLDVDFIEDYGKVKKVYTKTGVFALKEMTNYQERNQNFIQKLQNVYQKGWMGFVPIYQTKRSQPIVSDESGSYYLMPWLPNNPTEERDIRYHKLFQELAKLHGASAQEVEVKKEDIENHYTSMKKTWEKRQEELKQYVVECEKKVYMSPFELHYCTFYYEMTRALEFGFGKLDQWNDEMEEKEKIRLVTSHGKLSAKHFIYDERGNGFFINFEHAKDASPIYDLVSFYFRTLRTYPVTTYDSYEWFSTYEKHFALREEERLLLHSYLAFPEPLYQCIVQYRHHKESKTELEHMQSFIRAYWLTKNIEQLNIKIFEVDQQKKMAAEAAAQAQANE